In Halobaculum sp. XH14, a single genomic region encodes these proteins:
- a CDS encoding CDP-alcohol phosphatidyltransferase family protein, which translates to MSDEPNMLRGITRRLDARNGWAESGERTSVLTALTGADYLSLVALFVGWVGALLFLSNEPNWAIVTTFGAFLFDKLDGYWARRRGTSSAFGRGIDSFIDVFAYLVPGALLFHYELAPNGVLSAVVGFAVLAFGGLRLVRHTAEGFESRDSVRYYHGTTVVHTNAVVLANYVLLHLIAWWNGWIATALILAAAPLMVSEYRAPKTTLAHALLGVLVVAVTAVCLAIEFGAL; encoded by the coding sequence ATGTCAGACGAACCTAACATGCTCCGGGGGATCACGCGACGCCTCGACGCCCGGAACGGGTGGGCCGAGTCGGGCGAGCGCACCAGCGTCCTGACGGCGCTGACGGGGGCCGACTACCTCAGCCTCGTCGCGCTGTTCGTCGGGTGGGTCGGGGCCCTGCTGTTCCTCTCGAACGAGCCGAACTGGGCGATCGTGACCACGTTCGGGGCGTTCCTGTTCGACAAACTCGACGGGTACTGGGCCAGACGGCGGGGGACGAGTTCCGCGTTCGGCCGGGGGATCGACTCGTTCATCGACGTGTTCGCCTACCTCGTGCCCGGCGCGCTGCTGTTCCACTACGAACTCGCCCCGAACGGCGTCCTCAGCGCGGTGGTGGGCTTTGCCGTGCTCGCGTTCGGCGGGCTCAGGCTCGTGCGCCACACCGCGGAGGGGTTCGAGTCCCGCGACTCGGTGCGCTACTATCACGGCACGACGGTCGTCCACACGAACGCGGTCGTGCTCGCGAACTACGTCCTCCTCCACCTGATCGCCTGGTGGAACGGCTGGATCGCGACCGCGCTGATCCTCGCGGCCGCGCCGCTGATGGTCTCCGAATACCGCGCCCCCAAAACGACGCTCGCGCACGCGCTGCTGGGCGTGCTCGTCGTCGCGGTCACCGCCGTCTGTCTCGCCATCGAGTTCGGGGCCCTATGA
- a CDS encoding DUF7521 family protein, translating to MSHVVSTAVIALKSITLVLGGLITFFAFRAYRRTHATALGALALGFGFVTVGAMLAGAAHQAFGLDTNAVLLIESGLTALGFGIIVYSLYSD from the coding sequence GTGAGCCACGTCGTCTCCACCGCGGTCATCGCGCTCAAGAGCATCACGCTGGTGCTCGGCGGGCTCATCACGTTCTTCGCGTTCAGGGCGTACCGCCGGACCCACGCCACCGCGCTCGGCGCGCTGGCGCTCGGATTCGGCTTCGTCACCGTGGGCGCGATGCTCGCGGGCGCGGCCCATCAGGCGTTCGGGCTCGACACGAACGCCGTGCTGCTCATCGAGAGCGGCCTCACCGCGCTCGGCTTCGGCATCATCGTCTACTCGCTCTACTCCGACTGA
- a CDS encoding ribbon-helix-helix protein, CopG family translates to MSNKNKTVSFRVNEDAFEALREIADERDLSLSAVFRDYVEALVAHDGQIEVVPEHEYEADGDDDAPFPPTVSVPRSFVREHERLELEAEHLREQLDEYKQYATYLHDRLESDEDDGEEVVNLEDLDEERDVPDVELGEDEPYQIG, encoded by the coding sequence ATGAGCAACAAGAACAAGACGGTCTCCTTCCGCGTCAACGAGGACGCCTTCGAGGCGCTGCGGGAGATCGCGGACGAACGCGACCTCTCGCTGTCGGCGGTGTTCCGCGACTACGTCGAGGCGCTGGTCGCCCACGACGGCCAGATCGAGGTCGTCCCCGAGCACGAGTACGAGGCCGACGGCGACGACGACGCGCCGTTCCCGCCGACGGTGTCGGTCCCGCGGAGCTTCGTCCGCGAGCACGAGCGGCTCGAACTCGAGGCCGAGCACCTGCGCGAGCAACTGGACGAGTACAAGCAGTACGCGACGTACCTCCACGACCGGCTCGAATCCGACGAGGACGACGGCGAGGAGGTCGTCAACCTCGAGGACCTCGACGAGGAACGCGACGTGCCCGACGTCGAGCTCGGCGAGGACGAGCCGTACCAGATCGGGTAG
- a CDS encoding ArsR/SmtB family transcription factor yields the protein MAQATDRLRRYLDEELGDCRTEDVERRLEELGTLEAALGTARVDAELDVLSALANETRYTLVRVLVAAREELCVCELNAVVDVTESGLSHALSPLVDAGLVSGRKDGRWKKYRATNRAVALVTVLEGSLNDE from the coding sequence ATGGCACAGGCGACGGATCGTCTCCGACGATATCTCGACGAGGAACTGGGCGACTGTCGGACCGAGGACGTCGAGCGCCGACTCGAGGAACTCGGAACGCTCGAGGCCGCGCTAGGGACGGCACGGGTCGACGCCGAACTCGACGTCCTTTCGGCACTCGCCAACGAGACGCGCTACACGCTCGTCCGCGTCCTCGTCGCAGCACGGGAGGAGCTCTGCGTCTGTGAGCTGAACGCGGTCGTGGACGTGACCGAAAGCGGGCTCAGCCACGCGCTCTCGCCGCTCGTCGACGCCGGGCTCGTCTCCGGGCGCAAGGACGGGCGCTGGAAGAAGTACCGCGCCACCAACCGGGCCGTCGCACTCGTCACCGTGCTCGAGGGGAGTCTGAACGATGAGTGA
- a CDS encoding threonine synthase, which translates to MRTTEAFVGLRCVDCDARHDPATTTHRCPDCEGVLDPEYDLDRVDLTRNDLESRRFDSMWRYAELLPFPRETAVSLGEGATPLVECPTLADRMGVGAVYLKDEGRNPTGTFKDRGQTAAMTAAREHGAERIALNSAGNAGQSAAAYAARAGLDAHVFLPDRAGFTQKAMTEVHGGDLRVAEGEITDAGAAYAEAMADGAEGDREGWYSTKTFVTPYRHDGKKTMAYETIEQLDWEAPDAVVYPTGGGVGLVGMHKAAKEFDELGLSSGLPGMYAAQAEGCAPVVRAWEEGAERHEAWTDITTACNGIAVPDPGASPLILEALAESDGGAVATSDREILDAAVEVARAEGIEVGATCAAAVSGAFELAERGEFGPDDTVVLLNTGAGNKDVDTLRAHLGERESRREGAAQFEDGDPAA; encoded by the coding sequence ATGCGAACCACCGAGGCGTTCGTCGGCCTCCGCTGTGTCGACTGTGACGCACGACACGACCCGGCGACGACGACCCACCGCTGTCCCGACTGCGAGGGCGTCCTGGACCCCGAGTACGACCTCGACCGGGTCGACCTCACCCGAAACGACCTCGAATCGCGCCGCTTCGACTCGATGTGGCGCTACGCGGAACTGCTCCCGTTCCCCCGCGAGACGGCCGTCTCGCTCGGCGAGGGCGCGACGCCGCTGGTCGAGTGCCCGACGCTCGCCGATCGGATGGGCGTCGGCGCGGTCTACCTGAAGGACGAGGGGCGGAATCCGACGGGGACGTTCAAGGACCGCGGGCAGACGGCGGCGATGACCGCCGCGCGCGAGCACGGGGCCGAGCGGATCGCGCTCAACAGCGCCGGCAACGCCGGCCAGTCCGCGGCCGCCTACGCCGCTAGGGCGGGGCTGGACGCCCACGTGTTCCTCCCCGACCGCGCCGGCTTCACCCAGAAGGCGATGACGGAGGTTCACGGGGGCGACCTCCGCGTGGCGGAGGGTGAGATCACCGACGCCGGCGCCGCGTACGCCGAGGCGATGGCCGACGGCGCGGAGGGCGACCGTGAGGGCTGGTACTCGACCAAGACGTTCGTCACGCCGTACCGCCACGACGGCAAGAAGACGATGGCCTACGAGACCATCGAGCAGCTGGACTGGGAAGCGCCCGACGCGGTCGTCTACCCGACCGGCGGCGGCGTCGGCCTCGTCGGGATGCACAAGGCCGCGAAGGAGTTCGACGAACTCGGGCTGTCCTCGGGCCTGCCCGGGATGTACGCTGCACAGGCCGAGGGCTGTGCGCCGGTCGTCCGGGCGTGGGAGGAGGGAGCCGAGCGCCACGAGGCCTGGACGGACATCACGACCGCCTGCAACGGCATCGCCGTCCCCGACCCCGGCGCGTCGCCGCTCATCCTCGAGGCGCTCGCGGAGAGCGACGGCGGCGCGGTGGCGACGAGCGACCGCGAGATCCTGGACGCCGCCGTCGAGGTCGCGCGTGCGGAGGGCATCGAGGTCGGTGCCACCTGCGCGGCGGCCGTCTCGGGCGCGTTCGAGCTGGCCGAGCGTGGCGAGTTCGGCCCCGACGACACGGTCGTCCTGCTCAACACCGGCGCGGGGAACAAGGACGTGGACACGCTCCGGGCACACTTGGGCGAGCGTGAGAGCCGACGCGAAGGGGCGGCGCAGTTCGAGGACGGGGACCCGGCGGCGTGA
- a CDS encoding PHP domain-containing protein — MNGDPGRETVRIDCHVHTADSYDSTAPVEEVLRHAARVGIDGLVVTDHDRIERSLRAAERAAEFGLIGIPGVEVSTADGHLLAIGVETRPEPGRPLPATVEAVRDRGGVAVVPHPFQLSRHGASAAAITDCDGIETFNAHGLTGIRNRQAARFADAFDYPRFGGSDAHRPRLVGCGLTRVEVTAPRVTPATVLDGMCAGRTRAAGNRTSVRRYLGKWARNARLKRPGLPRL; from the coding sequence ATGAACGGGGACCCCGGCCGGGAGACCGTCCGGATCGACTGTCACGTCCACACGGCCGACTCGTACGACTCGACGGCTCCGGTCGAGGAGGTCCTGCGGCACGCCGCGCGGGTCGGGATCGACGGCCTCGTCGTCACCGACCACGACCGGATCGAACGCTCGCTGCGGGCGGCCGAGCGCGCCGCCGAGTTCGGCCTGATCGGCATCCCTGGCGTCGAGGTGTCGACCGCGGACGGCCACCTGCTCGCCATCGGCGTGGAGACCCGGCCCGAACCCGGCAGGCCGCTGCCGGCGACCGTCGAGGCGGTCCGGGACCGCGGGGGCGTCGCGGTCGTCCCGCACCCGTTCCAGTTGAGCCGCCACGGCGCGTCGGCCGCCGCGATCACCGACTGTGACGGCATCGAGACGTTCAACGCGCACGGGCTCACCGGCATCCGGAACCGACAGGCCGCGCGCTTTGCCGACGCGTTCGACTACCCCCGGTTCGGCGGCAGCGACGCGCATCGGCCACGGCTCGTCGGCTGCGGGCTGACGCGCGTCGAGGTGACGGCCCCGCGTGTCACGCCGGCGACCGTCCTCGACGGAATGTGTGCGGGCCGGACCCGCGCGGCCGGCAACCGCACCTCGGTGCGCCGGTATCTCGGCAAGTGGGCGCGGAACGCGCGGCTCAAACGCCCGGGGCTCCCGCGACTGTGA
- a CDS encoding GNAT family N-acetyltransferase produces the protein MLPLWRVTRTDSARSLYEALKRVGVTATAMYEYERALASATDDEPPALPAGVSVETRRHEALADRSHDVDFSLPVSPLPGERAVVAVHAGRPVGRTLVSAGVDPEVHPLERRLAFPGAYVRRVFVAPGWRTEGIASRLLYRALVVAGEELDGDRASALVAADNRPSRRLFEGRGFERVRSHRYVRVGRFSRRRTRALDG, from the coding sequence ATGCTTCCGCTGTGGCGGGTTACCCGGACCGACTCCGCCCGGAGCCTGTACGAGGCGCTCAAGCGCGTCGGCGTCACCGCGACAGCGATGTACGAGTACGAGCGGGCGCTTGCGAGTGCCACCGACGACGAGCCGCCCGCTCTGCCGGCCGGCGTCTCCGTCGAGACGCGTCGACACGAGGCGCTCGCGGACCGCAGCCACGACGTCGACTTCTCGCTGCCCGTGTCGCCGCTGCCCGGCGAACGTGCCGTCGTCGCGGTCCACGCCGGCCGCCCCGTCGGCCGAACCCTGGTGAGCGCGGGCGTCGACCCGGAGGTTCACCCGCTCGAACGCCGGCTGGCGTTCCCCGGCGCCTACGTCCGGCGCGTGTTCGTCGCGCCCGGGTGGCGGACCGAGGGAATCGCCTCACGGCTTCTGTACCGGGCGCTCGTCGTCGCAGGGGAGGAACTCGACGGCGACCGGGCGAGCGCGCTCGTCGCGGCGGACAACAGACCATCCCGGCGGCTGTTCGAGGGACGGGGCTTCGAGCGCGTCCGGAGCCACCGGTACGTCCGGGTCGGCCGGTTCAGCCGTCGCCGAACGCGAGCGCTCGACGGCTGA
- a CDS encoding DUF5814 domain-containing protein gives MALTDKIYLKNHRQIASQLGTSIPKGAFKGATLDLVFTGDGLAEVDEATRDRLLDFAEDFLDCDCENAPYCGHPERKFVRYVLELRAQGMGPDAIVDVMGDDYMLYAYPGDVLSFLDSAVRTLEAVESLADVEGDREMEEKARDAKRALAG, from the coding sequence GTGGCGCTCACGGACAAGATCTACCTCAAGAATCACAGGCAGATCGCCTCCCAGCTCGGGACGAGCATCCCGAAGGGGGCGTTCAAGGGCGCGACGCTGGATCTCGTGTTCACCGGCGACGGCCTCGCGGAGGTGGACGAGGCGACGCGCGACCGCCTGCTGGACTTTGCGGAGGACTTCCTGGACTGCGACTGCGAGAACGCGCCCTACTGTGGTCACCCGGAGCGCAAGTTCGTCCGGTACGTGCTCGAACTCCGGGCACAGGGGATGGGTCCGGACGCCATCGTCGACGTCATGGGCGACGACTACATGCTGTACGCCTACCCCGGCGACGTGCTCTCGTTCCTCGATTCAGCGGTGCGGACGCTGGAGGCCGTCGAGTCGCTCGCGGACGTCGAGGGCGACCGGGAGATGGAGGAGAAGGCGCGCGACGCGAAGCGGGCGCTGGCGGGCTGA
- the arsB gene encoding ACR3 family arsenite efflux transporter: MSETAHEHGPDCDCERCGDPRSMDVLDKYLTVWIVGAMAVGVGLGYVAPSVTRPIQNFHLVEIGLIAMMYPPLAKADYSQLRAVFSNWRVLGLSLVQNWLIGPTLMFGLAVVFFSGLVPGLPARPEYFLGLVFIGMARCIAMVLVWNELADGSTEYVTGLVAFNSLFQIVTYGVYVWFFALFLPPFLGMESLAAGVTTFDVTPMQVFEAIVVFLGIPFAGGFLTRAVGTRVKGDAWYDDEFVPRIDPLTLVALLFTVVVMFATQGGTIVASPGDVLLIAVPLTIYFVVMFLVSFGMGRGIGADYSTTTAIGFTAASNNFELAIAVAVAVFGVGSGVAFATVVGPLIEVPVLLALVNVALYFRRTFDWSGATVGQLTPSASDPTPEDD, encoded by the coding sequence ATGAGTGAGACGGCCCACGAACACGGGCCCGACTGCGACTGTGAGCGCTGTGGTGACCCGCGCTCGATGGACGTTCTCGACAAGTACCTCACCGTCTGGATCGTCGGGGCGATGGCGGTCGGCGTCGGGCTCGGCTACGTCGCCCCGTCGGTGACCCGACCGATTCAGAACTTCCACCTCGTCGAGATCGGCCTCATTGCGATGATGTATCCGCCGCTGGCGAAGGCGGACTACTCGCAACTCCGCGCCGTCTTCAGCAACTGGCGCGTGCTCGGGTTGAGTCTCGTTCAGAACTGGCTGATCGGACCGACCCTGATGTTCGGGCTGGCGGTCGTCTTCTTCAGCGGACTCGTCCCCGGCCTGCCGGCGCGTCCCGAGTACTTCCTCGGGCTCGTGTTCATCGGGATGGCCCGATGTATCGCGATGGTCCTGGTCTGGAACGAACTCGCGGACGGGTCGACCGAGTACGTGACGGGGCTGGTCGCGTTCAACAGCCTCTTCCAGATCGTCACCTACGGCGTGTACGTCTGGTTCTTCGCGCTGTTCCTCCCGCCGTTCCTGGGGATGGAGTCGCTTGCCGCCGGCGTCACGACGTTCGACGTCACGCCGATGCAGGTGTTCGAGGCGATCGTGGTCTTCCTCGGGATCCCGTTCGCCGGCGGCTTTCTGACCCGCGCCGTCGGGACCCGCGTGAAGGGTGACGCCTGGTACGACGACGAGTTCGTTCCGAGGATCGACCCGCTCACGCTCGTCGCGCTCCTGTTCACCGTCGTCGTGATGTTCGCCACGCAGGGCGGCACCATCGTCGCCTCGCCGGGCGACGTCCTGTTGATCGCGGTGCCGCTGACGATCTACTTCGTCGTGATGTTCCTCGTAAGCTTCGGGATGGGGCGTGGCATCGGCGCGGACTACTCGACGACGACCGCGATCGGGTTCACGGCGGCGTCGAACAACTTCGAACTCGCCATCGCCGTCGCCGTGGCGGTGTTCGGCGTCGGCTCCGGCGTCGCGTTCGCCACCGTCGTCGGCCCGCTCATCGAAGTCCCCGTCCTGCTCGCGCTGGTCAACGTCGCGCTGTACTTCCGGCGAACGTTCGACTGGAGCGGTGCCACGGTCGGACAGCTCACCCCGTCCGCTTCGGACCCGACTCCCGAGGACGATTGA
- a CDS encoding DoxX family protein gives MSTGTDGGVNVFESNLAGIEVRGRAHSLSAWFVLALRLMMGYAFLYSGWTKILGGSFDAQGYLLNATVANGSPLVGLFTWMGQTGWFVEIVNVAVPWGELLIGLGLLVGAFTRLAAFFGALMMLLFYFGNWSVAHGVINGDFAYMLVFLAVAAFGAGRILGLDAVIENYEVDGEPLLEKYPALEYVLG, from the coding sequence ATGTCAACCGGAACCGACGGCGGCGTGAACGTGTTCGAGAGCAACCTCGCGGGAATCGAGGTCCGCGGGCGGGCCCACAGCCTGAGCGCCTGGTTCGTCCTCGCGCTCCGGCTCATGATGGGCTACGCGTTCCTCTACTCGGGCTGGACGAAGATCCTCGGCGGGTCGTTCGACGCGCAGGGCTACCTGCTGAACGCGACCGTGGCGAACGGCAGCCCGCTGGTCGGGCTGTTCACCTGGATGGGCCAGACCGGCTGGTTCGTCGAGATCGTGAACGTCGCGGTCCCGTGGGGCGAACTGCTCATCGGCCTCGGGCTGCTCGTGGGCGCGTTCACCCGCCTCGCGGCGTTCTTCGGGGCGCTCATGATGCTCCTGTTCTACTTCGGGAACTGGAGCGTCGCCCACGGCGTCATCAACGGCGACTTCGCGTACATGCTCGTGTTCCTCGCGGTCGCCGCGTTCGGCGCCGGGCGCATCCTCGGGCTGGACGCAGTGATCGAGAACTACGAGGTGGACGGCGAACCGCTCCTCGAGAAGTACCCGGCGCTCGAGTACGTCCTCGGCTGA
- a CDS encoding helix-turn-helix domain-containing protein yields MTVDVLSGGDTSGVERVADALEDDACRAIVSALEEPMSAQRVAEAADVPLSTTYRKLDKLTDASLVEERTEVRPDGHHRSRYVVDFERIILALDEERDFEVDVERPAVEPDERLADMWSEVRRET; encoded by the coding sequence ATGACGGTGGACGTGCTGTCCGGGGGCGACACCTCGGGCGTCGAACGGGTCGCGGACGCGCTCGAGGACGACGCGTGTCGCGCCATCGTCTCGGCGCTGGAGGAGCCGATGAGCGCCCAGCGGGTCGCCGAGGCGGCGGACGTCCCGCTCTCGACGACCTACCGGAAACTCGACAAGCTCACGGACGCCTCGCTCGTCGAGGAGCGCACCGAGGTCAGGCCCGACGGCCACCACCGGTCGCGGTACGTCGTCGACTTCGAGCGCATCATTCTCGCGCTCGACGAGGAGCGCGACTTCGAGGTCGACGTCGAACGCCCCGCCGTGGAGCCGGACGAACGCCTCGCGGACATGTGGTCGGAGGTGCGCCGGGAGACGTGA
- a CDS encoding class I adenylate-forming enzyme family protein — MDRQRFPADARSGNVARLYDETADARGDALALETPEVRFTHAALRDRAARLAGGFRDVGFEPDDRLAIVLHNRAEAVLAALASFRAGTPFVPMNPQFTPDEIAGQLDDGEVAGVVTEPALLGNVADAIEAVEVDPTVVLVADDGAEGAGEGKAEAVGDDGADDGGDGEAERAGDGRESEDAAPGGLDTVAFGSLDGSPHLAERDDGDVAMQPYTSGTTGEPKGVQLTHRNLRAQSLMGFERTALSADEERFLSVLPLAHIAGFVNRTWQPLVRGGAVFLRDPDDWDPEAAMATIEAERITKFGAVTTMYVDVVGHERFGEYDLSSLREAMEGGDRMSTAVQERFEAEAGLDLFEAYGLTETGGGTHVGFGSTFGPRPGTIGQPLRATDCKVVDDAGREVAAGETGELLVRGPHVTPGYHERPEETAAAFTDDGYFRTGDLARRDEDNYYEIVGRKDDVIVTAGYTVYPGEVEDVLERHDGVVDAAVVGAPDERRTATVEAYVVTDDGAAVSETALKEHCLEHLAPYKHPRSVAFVDRLPRTYNGKVRRVQLRERTASD, encoded by the coding sequence ATGGATCGACAGCGGTTCCCCGCGGACGCGAGGTCGGGCAACGTCGCCCGGCTGTACGACGAGACGGCCGACGCCCGGGGCGACGCGCTCGCGCTCGAGACGCCCGAGGTGAGGTTCACTCACGCGGCGCTCCGGGACCGGGCCGCACGCCTCGCCGGCGGGTTTCGGGACGTCGGCTTCGAGCCGGACGACAGGCTCGCCATCGTCCTCCACAACCGTGCCGAGGCCGTCCTCGCGGCGCTGGCGTCGTTCAGGGCGGGGACTCCCTTCGTGCCGATGAACCCCCAGTTCACCCCGGACGAGATCGCCGGCCAGCTCGACGACGGCGAAGTTGCAGGCGTCGTCACCGAGCCGGCGCTGCTGGGGAACGTTGCGGACGCAATCGAAGCGGTCGAGGTGGACCCGACCGTCGTCCTGGTCGCGGACGACGGAGCGGAGGGCGCTGGCGAGGGCAAGGCGGAGGCCGTTGGCGACGACGGGGCGGATGACGGTGGTGACGGCGAGGCGGAGAGGGCTGGCGACGGTCGGGAGTCCGAGGACGCCGCTCCCGGCGGCCTCGACACCGTCGCCTTCGGGTCGCTCGACGGCTCCCCGCACCTCGCCGAGCGGGACGACGGCGACGTGGCGATGCAGCCGTACACGAGCGGGACGACCGGCGAACCCAAGGGCGTCCAGTTGACCCACCGGAACCTCCGGGCGCAGTCGCTCATGGGGTTCGAGCGGACGGCGCTGTCGGCCGACGAGGAGCGGTTCCTCTCCGTGCTGCCGCTCGCCCACATCGCCGGGTTCGTCAACCGGACGTGGCAGCCGCTCGTGCGGGGCGGGGCCGTCTTCCTCCGGGACCCGGACGACTGGGACCCGGAGGCGGCCATGGCGACCATCGAGGCCGAACGGATCACGAAGTTCGGCGCGGTGACGACGATGTACGTCGACGTGGTCGGTCACGAGCGGTTCGGGGAGTACGACCTGTCGAGCCTCCGCGAGGCGATGGAGGGGGGCGACAGGATGTCCACGGCGGTTCAAGAGCGGTTCGAGGCGGAGGCCGGCCTCGACCTGTTCGAGGCGTACGGGCTCACCGAGACCGGCGGCGGGACGCACGTCGGCTTCGGATCGACGTTCGGCCCGCGGCCCGGAACGATCGGCCAGCCGCTCCGGGCGACCGACTGCAAGGTCGTGGACGACGCCGGTCGGGAGGTGGCGGCCGGCGAGACCGGCGAACTCCTCGTCCGCGGCCCGCACGTGACCCCCGGCTACCATGAGCGGCCCGAGGAGACCGCCGCGGCGTTCACCGACGACGGCTACTTTCGGACGGGCGATCTGGCCCGCCGGGACGAGGACAACTACTACGAGATCGTCGGCAGGAAGGACGACGTCATCGTCACCGCCGGCTACACCGTCTATCCCGGGGAGGTGGAGGACGTCCTGGAGCGACACGACGGCGTCGTCGACGCGGCCGTCGTGGGTGCCCCCGACGAGCGACGGACCGCCACGGTCGAGGCGTACGTCGTCACCGACGACGGGGCGGCGGTGAGCGAGACGGCGCTCAAGGAGCACTGTCTGGAGCACCTCGCGCCCTACAAACACCCGCGGAGCGTCGCGTTCGTCGACCGGCTGCCGCGGACGTACAACGGCAAGGTCAGGCGCGTCCAGCTCAGGGAGCGAACCGCGTCCGACTGA
- a CDS encoding TVP38/TMEM64 family protein has protein sequence MTPEPDGSPRRIFRSAAHRRLALAVAGAVLGVALAGTLLLWLLSPSVFEPAWLRERIAGTGEAAPLVFVLVQTAQVIFAPVPGQVLGAVGGYLFGSVRGTVYSMLGVTIGSLVVFAAGRRYGRPFVARVLTDETLARFDGFVADHGTLGLFVVFLLPTFPDDAICLLSGLTDVRLRTFLVLLVVGRTPAFFATAFAGTSLANGRGAVFALVLAALLAISAVIYLQQTAILDALAAVAGEQEPK, from the coding sequence GTGACTCCGGAGCCGGACGGGTCGCCGCGGCGGATCTTCCGGTCGGCCGCCCACCGGCGGCTCGCGCTCGCCGTGGCCGGTGCCGTTCTCGGCGTCGCGCTGGCCGGCACGCTCCTCCTGTGGTTGCTCTCGCCGTCCGTGTTCGAGCCGGCGTGGCTCCGCGAGCGCATCGCCGGCACCGGCGAGGCCGCACCGCTCGTCTTCGTGCTGGTGCAGACGGCGCAGGTGATCTTCGCGCCGGTCCCCGGGCAGGTGCTCGGCGCGGTCGGGGGGTATCTGTTCGGTAGCGTGCGCGGCACGGTGTACAGCATGCTCGGCGTCACGATCGGCAGCCTCGTCGTCTTCGCCGCCGGTCGCCGCTACGGCCGGCCGTTCGTCGCCCGGGTCCTCACCGACGAGACGCTCGCGCGCTTCGACGGCTTCGTCGCCGACCACGGCACGCTCGGGCTGTTCGTCGTCTTCCTGCTGCCGACGTTCCCCGACGACGCCATCTGTCTCCTCTCGGGGCTCACCGACGTCCGCCTCCGGACGTTCCTCGTCCTGCTGGTCGTCGGCCGGACGCCCGCCTTCTTCGCCACCGCCTTCGCGGGGACCTCGCTCGCGAACGGGCGGGGCGCGGTGTTCGCGCTCGTGCTGGCGGCGCTGCTCGCGATCTCGGCGGTCATCTACCTCCAGCAGACGGCGATCCTCGACGCGCTGGCCGCCGTGGCGGGCGAGCAGGAGCCGAAGTAG
- a CDS encoding GNAT family N-acetyltransferase: MVTSRSRRSGYTIRQYDPDDRDGVLSLYETVFGRGDESWFDWRYVDNPYLESVPICVAEHDGEVVGARPSLPFPLLIGGERVLAIAQVDPMVAPDHRRNGLFSRMVTHVYRHYADREPSVSVGFPNEAVMEALTSLDEELSLHKGVTRPFPVHYRLQDPGALVGDVLDDDLVERLAGSLATPAARGLLSLRTGSPDRTATVTRREGVPAAALADLSARSVPSGAHAHREETFLRWRFSNPRFEYATFTAEIEGRREAALVVGRRRSGERDLIHVTTVAPLSGGDRRRIALDHLLARAVEEFRDAALLSVAGECVPDDLLGKYRFRPETSFPLSRLTTTTYLVTRPLTDRDVGEWRVGGQSLSEPNRWRFTYCEREIG, translated from the coding sequence ATGGTCACGAGCCGATCCCGGCGGTCCGGATACACGATCCGGCAGTACGACCCCGACGACCGCGACGGGGTGCTCTCGCTGTACGAGACGGTGTTCGGGCGCGGGGACGAGTCGTGGTTCGACTGGCGCTACGTCGACAACCCGTACCTCGAGTCGGTCCCGATCTGCGTCGCCGAACACGACGGCGAGGTGGTCGGCGCTCGGCCCAGCCTGCCGTTCCCCCTCCTGATCGGCGGCGAGCGGGTGCTCGCCATCGCACAGGTCGACCCGATGGTTGCGCCCGACCACCGACGGAACGGGCTGTTCTCCCGGATGGTGACCCACGTGTACCGCCACTACGCCGACCGCGAGCCGTCGGTGTCGGTCGGCTTCCCCAACGAGGCCGTCATGGAGGCGCTCACGAGCCTCGACGAGGAGTTGTCGCTGCACAAGGGCGTGACGCGACCGTTCCCGGTCCACTACCGGCTGCAGGACCCCGGCGCGCTCGTCGGGGACGTGCTGGACGACGACCTGGTCGAGCGACTCGCCGGCAGCCTTGCGACGCCGGCGGCCCGGGGCCTGCTCTCGCTGCGAACCGGATCGCCCGACCGCACCGCGACGGTCACGCGCCGCGAGGGCGTCCCGGCCGCGGCCCTCGCGGACCTCTCCGCCCGCTCGGTTCCGTCCGGCGCACACGCACACCGCGAGGAGACGTTCCTCCGCTGGCGGTTCTCGAACCCCCGGTTCGAGTACGCGACGTTCACGGCCGAGATCGAGGGACGGCGGGAGGCCGCACTCGTCGTCGGCCGGCGGCGATCCGGCGAGCGAGACCTGATCCACGTCACCACCGTCGCGCCGCTGTCCGGCGGTGACCGCCGACGCATCGCGCTCGATCACCTGCTCGCCCGCGCGGTCGAGGAGTTCCGGGACGCGGCCCTCCTCTCGGTCGCCGGCGAGTGCGTCCCCGACGACCTGCTCGGGAAGTACCGGTTCCGTCCCGAGACGTCGTTCCCCCTCTCGCGGCTGACGACGACGACGTACCTCGTCACGCGGCCGCTGACGGACCGCGACGTCGGGGAGTGGCGGGTCGGCGGCCAGTCCCTCTCGGAGCCGAACCGCTGGCGGTTCACCTACTGCGAACGCGAGATCGGGTGA